The genomic stretch GACTTATACATCAATCAAGCAGAAATGCTCTCCTGAGGGCCAGAGCACTCTTTTTACAATGAATGAATCGCTTTCCCAACCCAGATTACCAGAGGTTGAAGAATGGAATGAGAAAGAGATACTGAAAAATGAAATGGAGGTGTTGGGGTTTTTCGTCACTAATCACCCAATGGCAAAATACGTCTCTGAGATAGAAGAGTATACTTCGAACATTGATACAGAGCATATATGTGAAATAAAGGAAAGGAGCGAGGTCACGATAGCAGGTGTCGTACGATCAATGACTGTAAGGCACACAAAAAATGGATCTGGTATTTTTGGGAATCTAGTACTCGAAGACATGAAAGGATCGGTGGAAGTTTTGATATTCAATGACCTACTTAGAAAATCACTTCCTTTGTTAGAAGAAAAAGTAGAGCCCATTATTGTGAAGGGGAGGTTAGAAACCACTGAAGAAAGGGTAAGAATAAGGGCGAATAACATATTATCACTTAGAGAGGTTAGGAACAATTCAAAGGTTCATATCAGGCCAAGGGATAGTGTTAAGAGAGATGATCTTCATAGATTAATGGAAATAATTAAATACTACCCAGGTGAATCTTTGGTACATCTTCATTTTGAAACAAGCCTAGGGGAGGCTGTCATTGAAATCGGTGAATCAAGGGTTGAAATTCAGGATAAGTTTATTGAAGATGTTGAGGGGCTTTTTGGTAAGGGTACTTTGAGGTTCGGATAGCAACTATTTAACCCCTAAATCTCTAAGCACATCTTTAAGCTTATCAGGGAATCTCGTCACAACAAAGATTTCTTGAATCGAAGTTCCGCTCTTTGCAATAAGCTTCGCACCACTAATGGTGTTATATTTGTATTTTACGATAAGTTTCTCACCGGTGGCGTTACTAACTTTTATCTCACCTGGCAATATTCCCTCGACAAATTCAAGGGTCGAGATGTTTTCTTCTAGAAATTTCTTTAGTCCCTTTATCATACTATGTTGTCTTTTGATTTTGAGTTTTCTGTGTCTCATTGTCATCGGGTTTCCTGTTTGTGGATTGCTACAACAAACTAAAGAAACAAATTAACATCGGAAGAATTTCACGACTCGAAATAACTCTTCATTCAAGAAATTTTTAATTTATAAATATAGTATTACTGGCCAATAAAACACCTGATCTCGATATAAATAATTATTGTTAAAATCAATTTGGATTGTCTTGAATATCTTTTCGGAAGCGTGAGACCAATTTCAAGTATTTATATCGATTTGTTTAACGTGGGGCCCAAAGGCATATTCTTGGGTTATTTCGAGCTGGTATTTCAATTCATTAACCAACCTTTCCTTGAGATCTTTCAAGGATAGCATTCCGTAATATTTTCCGTCCTCATCGAGAATTATCAGGTGAGAGATGTTGTTAGTGTTCATCAGTTCCAGACATTCATAGAATGAAGAGTCGAGACCTACTGTACGCAGGTCTGTTGTCATAATATCTTCTACCTTTAATTCACACGGATTCCTGCCCATGGCAACAACCATGTTCGAGAAGTCACTCTGGCCCACAACCCCAACTATTTGTCCCTTTCTTCTGACACCGATGGTTCTTACCTTAAAGTTCTTTAGCTTAAGGGCTGCAACATCAGTGGTGTCTTCAGCATCCACAAAGTAGACCCTTTCCCTTTTTCCTATCAAGTCTCTGACTTTTAGATTTTTTAACATGGATGCCCTCCTATGTTGTTATTACAGACTTTTACTTAAAGATACATATGTCTATACCTTTTATCTTAGCATAAAATTTAAAAATAAAGAACCCAGATCAATTATTTTCTTAGATGCCCGATTCTGTTCGTAATAGAATGAGATTTTTATGATTGTTATTTCATCATATTAGTAATTTGATTAAAATTAATACAAGAAGGCATTAATCCTGGAATTATTGTTGATTTTGTCTGGGATAATGTCTATAATCTTATATTTTGAAACCCGGTTAGGGTTTTTTCTTCTAAAATCAATCAAAATATAAAGGAGGTACGTATATGTCCGATTACGCTCATCCAGAGGTGTTGGTTAGCACTCAGTGGGTTGAAGATCATGTAAATGATCCTAACATCAGAATTGTAGAATCTGATGAGGACGTACTGCTTTACGATGTTGGTCATGTGCCAGGTGCTGTGAAGATTGATTGGCAGACTGAGCTGCAAGATCAATTGATAAGGGATTATGTAAGCAAAGAAAATTTTGAGAAACTGATGTCAGATAAGGGAATCACGAATGACTCCACGGTGGTATTCTACGGTGACAAGAGCAATTGGTGGGCCTGCTACGCTTTTTGGACATTCAATGTGATGGGGCACGATAAGTGTTTGATCATGAATGGTGGAAGGCAAAAATGGATTGAAGAGAAACGCCCTTTATCAAAGGACTTGCCAAGTGATCCTAAAACTGATTACAAGGTTACTAAAACCAATGAATTTATAAGAGCATTTCGTGACGAGGTAATGAAACATATGGGATCTGGAAATCCTCTAATCGATGTTCGTT from Thermodesulfobacteriota bacterium encodes the following:
- a CDS encoding sulfurtransferase, which gives rise to MSDYAHPEVLVSTQWVEDHVNDPNIRIVESDEDVLLYDVGHVPGAVKIDWQTELQDQLIRDYVSKENFEKLMSDKGITNDSTVVFYGDKSNWWACYAFWTFNVMGHDKCLIMNGGRQKWIEEKRPLSKDLPSDPKTDYKVTKTNEFIRAFRDEVMKHMGSGNPLIDVRSPKEFTGELLHMEAYPQEGALRGGHIPSAKNVPWARAANEDGTFKSPDELKAIYQGEVGLKQGDNVIAYCRIGERSSHTWFVLTYLLGFKNVKNYDGSWTEWGNLVKAPIERP
- a CDS encoding CBS domain-containing protein; translated protein: MLKNLKVRDLIGKRERVYFVDAEDTTDVAALKLKNFKVRTIGVRRKGQIVGVVGQSDFSNMVVAMGRNPCELKVEDIMTTDLRTVGLDSSFYECLELMNTNNISHLIILDEDGKYYGMLSLKDLKERLVNELKYQLEITQEYAFGPHVKQIDINT
- a CDS encoding DUF2103 domain-containing protein gives rise to the protein MRHRKLKIKRQHSMIKGLKKFLEENISTLEFVEGILPGEIKVSNATGEKLIVKYKYNTISGAKLIAKSGTSIQEIFVVTRFPDKLKDVLRDLGVK